The Martelella sp. AD-3 genome includes a region encoding these proteins:
- a CDS encoding sugar ABC transporter substrate-binding protein, whose protein sequence is MHTTLKAAILSLTLATPLSAQAEDFNIAFLAASSQNGFNQAIYDGIKQAASGYDNVRTQIFDGEFSATAQFSQVEDIVAGGKFDAIIITPNDTVGIATALEDAVKAGVKVGTTLFPVGPELTEMEPQVPGLTVTVASDPVVGATAQANAVVDYCADKDPCKVAVLIGQLVFPFDNVRNDTYKTILGEHDNIEIVATGEGNYSPQDSMIAMQDILQANRDIDVVLSNADQHLMGAEVAIADAGLDMSQIYTLGGGLNQIAVDAIKAGTWTGTLAQFPKSMGAAALDAMVDALNGETPPTWIDEYSLRETPKIITREWLDENPDFEPEWQG, encoded by the coding sequence ATGCACACCACACTCAAAGCAGCGATCCTGTCGTTGACGCTGGCCACGCCGCTTTCGGCCCAGGCCGAGGACTTCAACATCGCCTTTCTCGCCGCCTCGTCGCAGAACGGCTTCAACCAGGCGATCTATGACGGCATCAAGCAAGCCGCGTCCGGCTACGACAACGTCAGAACCCAGATTTTCGACGGCGAGTTTTCCGCCACCGCGCAGTTCTCCCAGGTCGAAGACATCGTCGCCGGCGGCAAGTTCGATGCCATCATCATCACGCCCAACGACACGGTCGGCATCGCGACCGCGCTGGAAGATGCCGTGAAGGCCGGCGTCAAGGTGGGCACGACGCTGTTTCCAGTCGGTCCCGAACTGACCGAAATGGAACCGCAGGTGCCGGGCCTCACCGTCACCGTCGCCTCCGACCCCGTCGTCGGCGCCACCGCCCAGGCCAATGCGGTGGTCGATTACTGCGCCGACAAGGACCCGTGCAAGGTCGCGGTCCTGATCGGCCAGCTCGTCTTCCCCTTCGACAATGTGCGCAACGACACCTACAAGACGATCCTCGGCGAACATGACAATATCGAGATCGTCGCCACCGGCGAGGGCAATTATTCGCCCCAGGACTCGATGATCGCCATGCAGGACATTCTGCAGGCCAATCGCGATATCGATGTCGTGCTTTCCAATGCCGACCAGCACCTGATGGGCGCCGAGGTCGCGATCGCGGATGCCGGCCTCGACATGTCGCAGATCTACACGCTGGGCGGCGGGCTGAACCAGATCGCCGTGGACGCGATCAAGGCCGGCACCTGGACCGGAACGCTGGCGCAATTCCCGAAATCCATGGGTGCGGCCGCGCTCGACGCCATGGTCGATGCGCTGAACGGCGAAACCCCTCCGACCTGGATCGATGAGTATTCGTTGCGCGAAACGCCCAAGATCATCACCAGGGAATGGCTGGACGAAAACCCGGATTTCGAACCGGAATGGCAGGGCTGA
- a CDS encoding GAF domain-containing protein: protein MPCEAAEIFRLSAGPDAPRQVFAYLLGGLNAEVGEGLTTASVYDLPRMRSRRVFSENLEAYALGGFKPLERNRYFDTVIAGTRHFSTTRIEEIAEVFFDWEKIRDLGFESNMNLPAVADGRVIGTVNLLGPRGRFTPETVARALAWQPAATAAFLLLHLEGAETATFQPDLRKTAQPDQA from the coding sequence ATGCCCTGCGAAGCGGCGGAGATCTTCCGGCTGTCCGCCGGGCCGGATGCCCCGAGGCAGGTCTTCGCCTACCTTCTCGGCGGGCTGAACGCGGAGGTGGGCGAAGGCCTGACTACCGCCTCGGTTTACGACCTGCCGCGCATGCGCTCGCGCCGGGTGTTTTCCGAAAATCTCGAAGCCTACGCCCTTGGCGGGTTCAAGCCGCTTGAGAGGAACCGCTATTTCGACACCGTCATTGCCGGAACCCGGCATTTCAGCACGACCCGCATCGAAGAGATCGCCGAGGTCTTCTTCGATTGGGAAAAGATCCGCGACCTCGGCTTCGAATCCAACATGAACCTGCCGGCAGTCGCCGACGGACGCGTGATCGGAACGGTCAACCTGCTGGGCCCGCGGGGCCGGTTCACGCCGGAGACCGTCGCCCGGGCGCTGGCCTGGCAGCCGGCGGCAACGGCCGCGTTCCTTCTCCTGCACCTCGAAGGCGCGGAAACGGCCACCTTTCAACCCGACCTGAGGAAAACCGCCCAACCGGACCAAGCCTGA
- a CDS encoding hydantoinase B/oxoprolinase family protein, which translates to MTDKTFDPVTFDIIQNALEAIADEMFYAQVKTSMSAIIYEVLDLSTSILNPQGEIAASGAGIPAFIGVLDKAIAGILAKFPLEDIREGDVFASNDPYFGGVTHLNDMVLAAPVFHEGVMVAWVANIAHWNDVGGNVPGSMSAEATEIFQEGIRIPAVKLFTAGVENHAVFDILKVNSRLPDYLNGDLWAAIAGLRIGERRVLELVAKYGADTFAAAVTDYMDLGERRARAALANIPEGSYSFAEEQDSGVVHKVTLTVTADEFIVDLTDNPAQSGSLNCSREGTEIAVQLAFKDFTDADAPGNGGFFRPLRVVTKPGTIYHVEAPGALGYYAEVEIRLFDMLLRAMAEHFPGSVPAGNFASICGTNIGGPHPDTGRHYTIVEPQVGGWGAWEGSDGVSGQFSGFHGETFNCPAEVAEARYGLGIEQVALNSEPGGEGQWRGGKGIEVHYRVRADDNFLSVGYTRSRMPPWGASGGLDGSVNYVEVMRRDGSRDRHAFTTNLTVNEGDIIRVVTGNGGGYGDPKLRSRADIERDLKNEYLTPERAKEIYGYDA; encoded by the coding sequence ATGACCGACAAGACCTTTGATCCCGTCACCTTCGACATCATCCAGAACGCGCTGGAAGCGATCGCCGATGAGATGTTCTACGCCCAGGTGAAGACCTCGATGAGCGCGATCATCTACGAGGTGCTCGACCTCTCGACCTCGATCCTCAACCCTCAAGGCGAGATCGCCGCGTCCGGCGCTGGCATTCCGGCCTTCATCGGCGTGCTGGACAAGGCGATTGCCGGCATTCTCGCCAAATTCCCGCTCGAGGATATTCGCGAAGGCGATGTCTTCGCCTCAAACGACCCCTATTTCGGCGGCGTCACCCATCTCAACGACATGGTGCTGGCAGCGCCTGTCTTCCACGAGGGCGTCATGGTTGCCTGGGTCGCCAATATCGCCCACTGGAACGATGTCGGCGGCAATGTGCCCGGTTCGATGTCGGCCGAGGCCACGGAAATCTTCCAGGAAGGCATCCGCATTCCGGCGGTGAAACTGTTCACCGCGGGCGTCGAAAACCATGCGGTCTTCGATATTCTCAAGGTCAACTCCCGTCTGCCGGATTACCTGAACGGCGATCTGTGGGCCGCGATCGCGGGTCTGCGCATCGGCGAGCGCCGGGTGCTGGAACTGGTCGCGAAATACGGCGCGGACACGTTTGCGGCCGCCGTCACCGACTATATGGACCTTGGCGAACGCCGCGCCCGGGCGGCGCTCGCGAACATCCCCGAAGGCAGCTACAGCTTTGCCGAGGAGCAGGACAGCGGCGTGGTCCACAAGGTCACGCTGACGGTGACCGCCGACGAATTCATCGTCGACCTGACCGACAACCCGGCCCAGTCCGGCTCGCTCAACTGCTCGCGCGAGGGCACGGAGATCGCCGTGCAGCTCGCCTTCAAGGATTTCACCGATGCCGACGCGCCCGGCAATGGCGGTTTCTTCCGACCACTACGCGTGGTGACGAAGCCGGGCACGATCTATCATGTCGAGGCGCCCGGCGCGCTCGGCTATTATGCCGAGGTCGAAATCCGGCTGTTCGACATGCTGCTGCGGGCCATGGCCGAACATTTCCCGGGCTCCGTGCCGGCCGGCAATTTCGCCTCGATCTGCGGCACCAATATCGGCGGTCCGCATCCCGATACCGGCCGCCACTACACCATCGTCGAGCCGCAGGTCGGCGGCTGGGGCGCGTGGGAAGGCTCCGACGGCGTGTCGGGCCAGTTCTCCGGCTTCCACGGCGAGACCTTCAATTGCCCGGCCGAAGTCGCCGAGGCCCGCTACGGGCTGGGGATCGAGCAGGTGGCGCTGAATTCCGAACCCGGCGGCGAAGGCCAGTGGCGCGGCGGCAAGGGCATCGAGGTGCATTACCGCGTTCGCGCCGACGACAACTTCCTCTCGGTCGGCTACACCCGCTCGCGCATGCCGCCCTGGGGCGCATCGGGCGGACTGGACGGTTCGGTCAACTATGTCGAGGTGATGCGCCGCGACGGCAGCCGCGACCGCCACGCCTTCACCACCAATCTCACGGTCAACGAGGGTGACATCATCCGCGTCGTCACCGGCAATGGCGGCGGCTATGGCGACCCGAAATTGCGCAGCCGCGCCGATATCGAGCGCGACCTGAAGAACGAGTATCTCACGCCCGAACGCGCCAAGGAAATCTACGGCTACGACGCCTGA
- a CDS encoding sugar ABC transporter ATP-binding protein, translating into MTDTAIRLRGVAKSFGGMRILDDISIDIKKGSVHALVGENGAGKSSVGKIVGGYYSADEGTVEVFGDTVTRFSPRDALRRGIAMIHQELQLVPELTVLENVFLGLESNTAGFLRKGDLDRFHALEETCDFGLNPNSRIADMRIAERQKVEIMRAIARDARVIIMDEPTSSLTEDEAERLHQLIARLKARGVTVIYVSHFLDHILANCDRVTIMRDGRVIRTDAIAGETKDSLIGSMLGEASEIIWPDLPPRPRRQATPVVEMENVATDTGLSDISLKIFPGEIVGLIGLVGSGRSEVARALFGADPIVSGRYAIRGVTQNRRLKIPRAIAQGLAFVPEDRRKQGLVLTQTTRPNISLATLGTISRHGFINHRLERRRARRMIDHFGIVPSAIDGEVAFYSGGNQQKVLLSKWAVEKPRLLILDEPSRGVDIGARQSIHEFIIEMAENGVAVLLISSELEEVINLSHRGYLMSDGRIFAETDCRDTTVDEALHRIFEEQGAVSRGKEVTQS; encoded by the coding sequence ATGACCGATACCGCCATCCGGCTTCGGGGCGTCGCCAAGAGTTTTGGCGGAATGCGCATCCTGGACGACATCAGTATCGACATCAAAAAGGGATCGGTTCACGCGCTCGTCGGTGAAAACGGCGCGGGCAAATCCTCCGTCGGCAAGATTGTCGGCGGCTATTATTCGGCAGATGAAGGCACGGTCGAGGTCTTCGGCGACACCGTCACCCGGTTTTCGCCGCGCGACGCGCTTCGCCGAGGCATCGCGATGATCCATCAGGAACTTCAACTCGTTCCGGAACTCACCGTGCTGGAAAACGTGTTCCTGGGCCTGGAGAGCAATACCGCCGGCTTTCTGCGCAAGGGCGATCTTGATCGCTTCCACGCGTTGGAAGAGACCTGCGATTTCGGCCTCAACCCGAATAGCCGGATCGCCGACATGCGGATCGCCGAGCGCCAGAAGGTCGAGATCATGCGGGCGATTGCCCGCGATGCGCGGGTGATCATCATGGACGAGCCGACGTCCTCGCTGACGGAGGACGAGGCCGAGCGCCTGCACCAGCTGATCGCCCGGCTGAAGGCGCGCGGTGTCACCGTGATCTATGTGAGCCATTTTCTCGACCATATCCTCGCCAATTGCGACCGGGTGACGATCATGCGCGACGGCAGGGTGATCCGTACCGACGCCATCGCCGGCGAAACCAAGGACAGCCTCATCGGCTCCATGCTGGGCGAGGCTTCCGAGATCATCTGGCCCGATTTGCCGCCGCGCCCCCGGAGACAGGCAACACCGGTGGTCGAGATGGAGAATGTCGCCACGGATACCGGCCTTTCCGATATCTCCCTGAAGATTTTCCCCGGCGAGATCGTCGGCCTGATCGGCCTCGTCGGCTCCGGCCGTTCGGAGGTTGCGCGCGCGCTGTTTGGCGCCGATCCGATCGTCTCCGGCCGCTATGCCATCCGGGGCGTTACGCAGAACCGCCGGCTCAAGATCCCGCGCGCCATCGCGCAAGGGCTGGCCTTTGTGCCCGAGGACCGCCGCAAGCAGGGCCTTGTCCTGACCCAGACGACCCGCCCCAACATCTCGCTCGCCACCCTCGGCACCATCTCGCGTCACGGCTTCATCAACCACAGGCTCGAGCGCAGGCGGGCGCGCAGGATGATCGACCATTTCGGCATCGTGCCCTCCGCCATCGACGGCGAGGTCGCCTTTTACTCCGGCGGCAACCAGCAGAAGGTGCTGCTGTCGAAATGGGCGGTGGAAAAACCCCGCCTGCTGATCCTCGACGAACCGAGCCGCGGCGTCGACATCGGCGCCCGGCAGAGCATCCACGAATTCATCATCGAAATGGCCGAAAACGGCGTGGCCGTGCTTCTGATCTCCTCCGAACTCGAGGAGGTCATCAACCTGTCCCATCGCGGCTATCTGATGAGCGACGGCCGCATCTTCGCGGAGACCGACTGCCGGGACACCACGGTCGACGAGGCATTGCACCGCATCTTTGAAGAACAAGGCGCCGTCTCCCGCGGCAAGGAGGTCACCCAATCATGA
- a CDS encoding proline racemase family protein, with translation MHVIDSHTAGEPTRVILDGFPDLGSGPLSERAARLATRFYDDYRAVVLEPRGQVAMVGALLVPPLDPTCVTGVIYFDVGAVLGMCGHGTIGLAVTLYHMGRIGTGLHRIETPAGVVTVDVEDESTVTVTNIESRRVKAGVTVDVPDFGVLTGDVAYGGNWFFLVDPSPIPVAPDNIRALTDLAVATRTALNTLKIGGENGEPVDHVIFYGPAGDTVAHSRNFVLCPDDAYDRSPCGTGCSARLACLAAAGQVGEGQEIVQESIIGSTYRLSYRAGQKGGVIPSITGKAYVISVAELVFHPEDPFRNGIVL, from the coding sequence ATGCATGTGATTGACAGCCACACCGCAGGCGAGCCGACGCGGGTCATCCTCGACGGCTTTCCCGATCTCGGTTCCGGCCCGCTTTCCGAACGCGCGGCGCGCCTTGCGACGCGCTTTTACGACGACTATCGCGCCGTGGTTCTGGAGCCGCGCGGCCAGGTCGCCATGGTGGGCGCGCTGCTGGTGCCGCCGCTGGACCCGACCTGCGTCACCGGCGTCATCTATTTCGATGTCGGGGCGGTTCTCGGCATGTGCGGCCACGGCACGATCGGCCTTGCCGTGACGCTTTATCACATGGGCCGGATCGGCACAGGTCTGCATCGCATCGAAACGCCCGCCGGCGTCGTCACCGTCGATGTTGAGGATGAAAGCACGGTCACCGTCACCAATATCGAAAGCCGCCGGGTCAAGGCGGGCGTTACGGTCGATGTGCCGGATTTCGGCGTCCTGACCGGTGACGTCGCCTATGGCGGCAACTGGTTTTTCCTGGTCGATCCGAGCCCGATCCCGGTCGCGCCCGACAATATCCGCGCGCTGACGGATCTCGCCGTCGCCACGCGGACCGCGCTCAACACCTTGAAGATCGGCGGCGAAAACGGCGAGCCGGTCGACCATGTCATCTTCTACGGCCCGGCCGGCGATACGGTGGCGCACAGCCGCAATTTCGTGCTCTGCCCGGACGACGCCTATGACCGCTCCCCCTGCGGGACCGGCTGTTCGGCGCGGCTCGCATGCCTTGCCGCCGCCGGGCAAGTGGGCGAAGGCCAGGAGATCGTGCAGGAAAGCATTATCGGCTCCACCTACCGGCTCTCCTACAGGGCCGGACAGAAGGGCGGCGTGATCCCGTCGATCACGGGAAAGGCCTATGTCATCTCCGTGGCCGAACTGGTGTTCCACCCCGAAGATCCCTTCCGCAACGGCATCGTCCTCTGA
- a CDS encoding ABC transporter permease: MSDVQTPARRFSITPGDFAREYGVLTIIVILMIGLSLISDSFLTARNLLNILNQSAPLAIIACALTLVIIGGGFDLSTGAIFGVASVAAGWIAVHVDPYTAIVAGPLIGLALGTLNGAIITGFGVHSFLVTLATSLVYRGIAILITGGALIPVRIAEFSWIGRGRIGMVNIAVIVLIIFMVIFMVLLNRTTFGRRVFAVGGNEEAAILSGIRTNLIKIVTFSLSGMAAGLAGVIAVSRISMASPQAGIGMEFEAIAAVILGGTSIMGGSGAIWRSVAGVLLMALIGNGFNILNVNPFFKDLTTGVIIVVAVALAASGRRSR; this comes from the coding sequence ATGAGCGACGTTCAGACACCTGCCCGGCGTTTTTCCATCACGCCCGGGGACTTCGCCCGCGAATACGGCGTTCTCACCATCATCGTCATTCTGATGATCGGCCTCAGCCTGATTTCCGACAGTTTCCTGACGGCACGGAACCTGCTCAACATTCTCAACCAGTCGGCGCCGCTCGCCATCATCGCCTGCGCGCTCACCCTGGTCATCATCGGCGGCGGGTTCGACCTGTCGACCGGCGCGATCTTCGGCGTGGCCTCGGTCGCGGCCGGCTGGATCGCCGTTCACGTCGACCCCTATACCGCGATTGTCGCCGGGCCGCTGATCGGGCTTGCGCTCGGCACGCTGAACGGCGCGATCATCACCGGCTTTGGCGTGCATTCCTTCCTTGTGACGCTCGCCACCAGCCTCGTCTATCGCGGCATCGCCATCCTGATCACCGGCGGCGCGCTGATCCCGGTCCGGATCGCGGAATTTTCCTGGATCGGCCGTGGCCGTATCGGCATGGTCAACATCGCCGTGATCGTGCTGATCATCTTCATGGTGATCTTCATGGTGCTGCTCAACCGCACCACATTCGGCCGTCGCGTCTTCGCCGTCGGCGGCAATGAAGAGGCCGCGATCCTGTCGGGCATCCGCACCAATCTGATCAAGATCGTCACCTTCTCGCTTTCGGGCATGGCCGCAGGTCTCGCCGGCGTCATTGCGGTGTCGCGCATCTCCATGGCGTCCCCGCAGGCCGGCATAGGCATGGAGTTCGAGGCGATCGCGGCGGTGATCCTCGGCGGAACGTCGATCATGGGCGGTTCGGGCGCAATCTGGCGCTCGGTCGCGGGCGTGCTGTTGATGGCGCTGATTGGCAACGGCTTCAACATTCTCAACGTGAACCCCTTCTTCAAGGACCTCACCACCGGCGTGATCATCGTCGTCGCGGTCGCGCTGGCCGCATCGGGCCGGCGCAGCCGCTGA
- a CDS encoding dihydrodipicolinate synthase family protein, translating to MRDTIFTGCIPALMTPCKADRTPDFAALARKGRALVDAGMSAVVYCGSMGDWPLLTDEERMQGVEALVEAGVPVIVGTGAVNTKSAVALAAHAARIGAAGLMVIPRVLSRGSSASAQKAHFSAILAAANGLPAVIYNSPHYGFETRADLFFALRADYPNLIGFKEFGGAASLSYAAEHITSGDPELTLMVGVDTQVFHGFVKCGATGAITGIGNALPKEVLHLISLCRAAAEGDSEARAKARALEDALMVLSKFDEGVDLVLFYKYLMVLNGDEEYSLHFNETDALTAPQKAFVEEQYRQFKTWYASWAA from the coding sequence ATGCGCGATACGATCTTTACCGGCTGCATTCCGGCGCTGATGACCCCCTGCAAGGCTGACCGCACGCCGGATTTCGCGGCGCTGGCGCGCAAGGGCCGGGCGCTTGTCGATGCCGGCATGTCGGCCGTCGTCTATTGCGGGTCGATGGGCGACTGGCCGCTCCTGACCGATGAAGAGCGGATGCAGGGCGTCGAGGCGCTGGTCGAGGCGGGCGTACCGGTCATCGTCGGAACCGGCGCGGTCAATACGAAATCCGCGGTGGCGCTTGCGGCGCATGCCGCCCGCATCGGCGCCGCCGGCCTGATGGTCATTCCGCGCGTTCTCTCGCGCGGCTCTTCGGCCTCGGCGCAGAAGGCGCATTTCTCGGCCATTCTCGCGGCCGCCAACGGCCTGCCCGCCGTCATCTACAACAGCCCCCATTACGGCTTTGAAACCCGCGCGGACCTGTTCTTCGCCTTGCGCGCCGACTATCCCAACCTGATCGGCTTCAAGGAGTTCGGCGGCGCGGCCTCCCTCTCCTACGCTGCCGAGCACATCACCTCCGGCGACCCCGAACTGACGCTGATGGTCGGCGTCGATACCCAGGTTTTTCACGGCTTCGTCAAATGCGGGGCGACCGGCGCAATTACCGGCATCGGCAATGCGCTGCCGAAGGAGGTCCTGCACCTCATTTCGCTCTGCAGGGCCGCAGCCGAGGGCGACAGCGAAGCCCGCGCCAAGGCGCGCGCGCTTGAGGACGCGCTGATGGTGCTGTCGAAATTCGACGAGGGCGTTGATCTCGTGCTGTTCTACAAATACCTGATGGTGCTGAACGGGGATGAAGAATACAGCCTGCACTTCAACGAGACCGATGCGTTGACCGCACCGCAGAAGGCCTTCGTCGAGGAACAGTACCGGCAGTTCAAGACCTGGTACGCCAGCTGGGCGGCCTGA
- a CDS encoding hydantoinase/oxoprolinase family protein — MTEKITRVSTDVGGTFTDLVYFETDLETGVQTVRTEKSDTTPPDFEKGVLNVLEKAKVDVGSVDFFAHGTTVVINALTERKGAKVGLITTKGFRDSIEIGRGNRPDFFNLRYRKPAPFVERYLRREIVERMDYHGNEVTPLDLASLDETLALFRAEGIEAIAISLLHAYANPDHEARLKAEVEARWPEVTVVASHQITREWREYERTNTAILSAYVQPKAQRYLEKLEAGLTGKGYAGQLFIMQSNCGVDSLDAIKAVPITMVESGPASGFWGAAELGRIIGEPNILALDIGGTTAKCSLIENNQVTIKTDYWIERDGKSAGYPIMVPVVDLVEIGNGGGSIAWVDDFGKLHVGPHSAGSTPGPAAYGRGGEDATTTDANLALGRINKDYFCGGSVEADIPALENALGKLAERMGNAPEDVARGIIRIANSNMVNALKLVSVNRGYDPRDFTLVVFGGGGPMHGVALGQELGVKKVVVPRGAPVFSAWGMMMSDLRRDYFVTRLMDSTDRAGLDDLLAHTMERARAEYALEGFGPDKVSLKPLVRCRYQNQEFAVEVPVPAGPVTDETLTKMVSEFHEIYEREYTYRLAAGVEIIGLHLVAAAEVGKLELVALPKTGAKLEDAVKGRRMVDYATEGRHEATIYDSTKFEPGMRFTGPAVIEDPGTTIVVHPGNRVFIDDFGNTHIETRG, encoded by the coding sequence ATGACTGAGAAAATCACGCGCGTCTCGACCGATGTCGGCGGCACCTTCACCGACCTCGTCTATTTCGAGACCGACCTTGAAACCGGCGTCCAGACCGTGCGCACGGAAAAATCCGACACCACGCCGCCGGATTTCGAAAAGGGCGTTCTCAACGTTCTGGAAAAGGCGAAGGTCGATGTCGGCTCGGTCGATTTCTTCGCCCACGGCACCACCGTCGTCATCAACGCGCTGACGGAACGCAAGGGCGCCAAGGTCGGGTTGATCACCACAAAGGGCTTCCGCGATTCCATCGAGATCGGTCGCGGCAACCGGCCGGATTTCTTCAATCTCAGATACAGGAAGCCGGCCCCCTTCGTGGAGCGTTACCTCCGCCGCGAGATCGTCGAGCGGATGGATTATCACGGCAACGAGGTCACGCCGCTGGACCTCGCCTCGCTCGACGAGACGCTGGCGCTGTTCCGCGCCGAGGGCATAGAAGCCATCGCCATCAGCCTGCTGCACGCCTATGCCAACCCGGACCACGAAGCCCGCCTGAAGGCCGAGGTCGAGGCGCGCTGGCCCGAGGTGACGGTGGTCGCCTCGCACCAGATCACCCGCGAATGGCGCGAATATGAGCGCACCAACACCGCCATCCTCTCGGCATATGTCCAGCCGAAGGCCCAGCGTTATCTGGAGAAGCTGGAGGCCGGTTTGACCGGCAAGGGCTATGCCGGCCAGCTTTTCATCATGCAGTCGAATTGCGGCGTCGATTCCCTCGACGCGATCAAGGCCGTGCCGATCACCATGGTCGAAAGCGGCCCGGCCTCCGGTTTCTGGGGCGCGGCCGAGCTTGGCCGGATCATCGGCGAACCGAACATCCTGGCGCTCGACATCGGCGGCACCACCGCCAAGTGCTCGCTGATCGAAAACAACCAGGTCACGATCAAGACCGACTACTGGATCGAGCGCGACGGCAAATCCGCCGGCTATCCGATCATGGTGCCGGTGGTCGATCTGGTCGAGATCGGCAATGGCGGCGGGTCGATCGCATGGGTCGACGATTTCGGCAAGCTGCATGTCGGCCCGCATTCGGCCGGCTCCACGCCCGGCCCCGCCGCCTATGGGCGCGGCGGCGAGGACGCGACGACAACCGACGCCAATCTCGCGCTCGGGCGGATCAACAAGGATTATTTCTGCGGCGGCTCGGTCGAGGCGGATATTCCGGCGCTGGAAAACGCGCTCGGAAAACTGGCCGAACGCATGGGCAATGCGCCGGAAGACGTCGCGCGCGGCATCATCCGCATCGCCAATTCCAACATGGTCAACGCGCTGAAACTGGTCTCCGTCAATCGCGGTTATGACCCGCGCGACTTCACCCTGGTGGTGTTCGGCGGCGGCGGGCCGATGCATGGCGTGGCGCTTGGCCAGGAACTGGGTGTGAAAAAGGTTGTCGTGCCGCGCGGCGCGCCGGTGTTCTCCGCCTGGGGCATGATGATGTCGGATCTGCGTCGCGACTATTTCGTCACCCGCCTGATGGACAGCACGGACCGCGCGGGTCTCGATGACCTGCTCGCCCACACCATGGAGCGCGCCCGCGCCGAATATGCCCTCGAGGGTTTCGGCCCCGACAAGGTCTCGCTGAAGCCGCTGGTGCGCTGCCGCTACCAGAACCAGGAATTCGCCGTCGAAGTGCCGGTGCCCGCCGGGCCCGTGACCGATGAAACCCTGACGAAGATGGTCTCGGAGTTCCACGAGATCTATGAGCGCGAATATACCTATCGGCTTGCCGCCGGCGTCGAGATCATCGGCCTGCATCTGGTCGCCGCCGCCGAGGTCGGCAAGCTCGAACTGGTGGCGCTGCCGAAGACCGGCGCGAAACTGGAAGACGCGGTGAAGGGCAGGCGCATGGTCGACTACGCCACCGAGGGCCGGCACGAGGCCACCATCTATGACAGCACGAAATTCGAGCCCGGCATGCGTTTTACCGGACCGGCGGTGATCGAGGATCCGGGCACGACCATCGTTGTCCATCCCGGCAACCGCGTCTTCATCGACGATTTCGGCAACACGCATATCGAGACGAGGGGCTGA
- a CDS encoding FCD domain-containing protein, whose amino-acid sequence MMVKISAEKNVLPSQHVRRGGGVAHVYETLRNEIIELKLAPGSPIDETELSDRFAMSRTPIREALVRLAAEGLITALTNRTTIVSNIDFVQLGAFFDALTLMYRVTARLAAVHYNEADLAGIRLHQRRFAEAVEARDVLGMIATNRDFHIAIAEAGRNKYYTDLFRRLLDDGRRILRLYYRSYDDDLPRQYVAEHEHIVSAMIARDEAESDRLAVQHADQIVRQIRAYISADSRSVSSISL is encoded by the coding sequence ATGATGGTCAAGATATCGGCGGAAAAGAACGTGCTCCCGAGCCAGCACGTCAGGCGCGGCGGCGGCGTGGCGCATGTCTATGAGACGCTGCGCAACGAGATCATCGAACTCAAGCTCGCGCCGGGGAGTCCGATCGACGAGACCGAGCTGTCGGACCGGTTCGCGATGTCGCGCACGCCGATCCGCGAGGCGCTCGTTCGGCTCGCGGCGGAAGGGCTGATCACGGCGCTGACCAACCGCACGACAATCGTCTCCAACATCGATTTCGTGCAGCTGGGCGCGTTTTTCGACGCGCTGACACTGATGTACCGGGTGACCGCGCGGCTTGCGGCAGTCCACTATAACGAGGCCGATCTTGCCGGAATCCGCTTGCATCAGCGCCGCTTTGCCGAGGCCGTCGAGGCCCGGGACGTGCTGGGCATGATCGCGACCAACCGCGATTTCCATATCGCCATCGCCGAGGCCGGCCGCAACAAATACTATACCGATCTGTTCCGGCGCCTGCTGGATGACGGGCGGCGCATCCTGCGCCTTTATTATCGCTCCTATGACGACGATCTGCCGCGCCAGTATGTGGCCGAGCACGAACACATCGTCAGCGCGATGATCGCACGGGACGAGGCCGAATCCGACCGGCTTGCCGTGCAGCACGCCGACCAGATCGTGCGCCAGATCCGCGCCTATATCTCGGCGGATTCCCGCAGCGTCTCCTCGATTTCGCTTTGA